In Nerophis ophidion isolate RoL-2023_Sa linkage group LG03, RoL_Noph_v1.0, whole genome shotgun sequence, the following are encoded in one genomic region:
- the LOC133549076 gene encoding F-box/LRR-repeat protein 14-like, translating to MFETETHVSCLFPEILAIIFSYLEVKDKGRVAQVCAAWRDASYHKSVWRGVEAKLHLRRANPSLFPSLQTRGVKKVQILSLRRSLSYVVQGMPHIESLNLCGCFNLTDNGLCHAFVQDIPSLRVLNLSLCKQISDSSLGRIAQYLKNLEVLELGGCSNITNTGLLLVAWGLHRLRSLNLRSCRHVSDVGIGHLAGMTRSAAEGCLALEKLTLQDCQKLTDLSLKHVSKGLGRLKVLNLSFCGGISDAGMIHLSHMTHLCSLNLRSCDNISDTGVMHLAMGSLRLSGLDVSFCDKIGDQSLAHIAQGLDRLKSLSLCSCHVSDDGINRMVRQMHELRTLNIGQCVRITDKGLELIADHLGQLTGIDLYGCTKITKRGLERITRLPCLKVLNLGLWQMTDSERLR from the coding sequence ATGTTTGAGACGGAGACCCACGTTTCGTGCCTTTTCCCCGAGATCCTGGCCATCATTTTCAGCTACCTGGAGGTGAAGGACAAAGGGCGGGTAGCGCAGGTGTGCGCGGCCTGGCGGGACGCGTCCTACCACAAGTCGGTGTGGCGCGGCGTGGAGGCCAAGCTCCACCTGCGCCGTGCCAACCCCTCGCTCTTCCCCAGCCTGCAGACGCGCGGCGTCAAGAAGGTGCAGATCCTCAGCCTGCGCCGCAGCCTGAGCTACGTCGTCCAGGGCATGCCGCACATTGAGAGCCTCAACCTGTGCGGCTGCTTCAACCTGACGGACAACGGCCTGTGCCACGCCTTCGTGCAGGACATCCCCTCCCTGCGGGTGCTCAACCTCAGCCTGTGCAAGCAGATCAGCGACTCCAGCCTGGGCCGCATCGCCCAGTACCTGAAGAACCTGGAGGTGCTGGAGCTGGGCGGCTGCAGCAACATCACCAACACGGGCCTGCTGCTGGTGGCCTGGGGCCTGCACCGGCTGCGGAGCTTGAACCTGCGCAGCTGCCGCCACGTGTCGGACGTGGGCATCGGGCACCTGGCGGGCATGACGCGCAGCGCCGCCGAGGGCTGCCTGGCGTTGGAGAAGCTCACCTTGCAGGACTGCCAGAAGCTCACCGACCTCTCGCTCAAGCACGTCTCCAAGGGGCTGGGCCGGCTCAAGGTGCTCAACCTGAGCTTCTGCGGCGGGATCTCGGACGCCGGCATGATCCACCTGTCCCACATGACGCACCTGTGCAGCCTCAACCTGCGCTCCTGCGACAACATCAGCGACACGGGCGTCATGCACCTGGCCATGGGCTCGCTGCGCCTCTCGGGCCTGGACGTGTCCTTCTGCGACAAGATCGGCGACCAGAGCCTGGCCCACATCGCCCAGGGACTGGATCGGCTCAAGTCGCTGTCGCTGTGCTCCTGCCACGTCAGCGACGACGGCATCAACCGCATGGTGCGGCAGATGCACGAGCTGCGGACGCTGAACATCGGGCAGTGCGTGCGCATCACCGACAAAGGCCTGGAGCTCATCGCCGACCACCTGGGCCAGCTGACGGGCATCGACCTGTACGGCTGCACCAAGATCACCAAGCGGGGCCTGGAGAGGATCACCCGGCTGCCCTGCCTGAAGGTCCTCAACCTGGGCTTGTGGCAGATGACCGACAGCGAGCGCTTGAGGTAG